In Tepidimonas taiwanensis, the following are encoded in one genomic region:
- the hflX gene encoding GTPase HflX yields the protein MTPGAPASPAGGPAPGVILVGVDIGQAHFDASLDELAQLAESAGYRVCDRVVCRRRAPDAALYVGRGKADQIAALAAAHGAAEVLFDQALSPAQQRNLERHLKMPVNDRVLLILEIFARRARSHEGKLQVELARLQYLSTRLVRRWSHLERQSGGIGLRGGPGETQIELDRRMIAEAIHRTRERLERVKRQRRTQRRQRERRGTFNVSLVGYTNAGKSTLFNALVKARAYAADQLFATLDTTTRQWYVAEADASVTLSDTVGFIRDLPHTLVEAFAATLQEARDADLLLHVVDAANPQHPEQIDNVVQVLHEIGAGDIPQVLVFNKIDALPPERLPRQLRDRVELDGQARTRVFVSAQTGQGLDILRAVVAEAVRASDRANPADGGRDAPYGTIPLPNNDRPVIHE from the coding sequence GTGACCCCGGGCGCGCCGGCATCCCCGGCCGGGGGGCCGGCCCCCGGCGTCATCCTCGTCGGGGTCGATATCGGACAGGCGCATTTCGACGCCAGCCTGGATGAGTTGGCCCAGCTCGCCGAATCCGCGGGCTACCGGGTCTGTGACCGCGTGGTGTGTCGGCGCCGTGCGCCCGACGCGGCGCTTTACGTTGGCCGCGGCAAGGCCGACCAGATCGCCGCGCTGGCCGCCGCGCACGGCGCGGCCGAGGTGCTGTTCGACCAGGCGCTCAGTCCGGCGCAGCAACGCAACCTCGAGCGGCACCTGAAAATGCCGGTCAACGACCGCGTGCTGCTGATCCTCGAGATCTTTGCGCGCCGGGCGCGCAGCCACGAGGGCAAGCTACAGGTGGAGCTGGCGCGGCTGCAGTACCTCTCGACACGGCTGGTGCGCCGTTGGTCGCACCTGGAGCGGCAAAGCGGCGGTATCGGCCTGCGCGGCGGGCCCGGCGAGACGCAGATCGAGCTCGACCGGCGCATGATCGCCGAGGCCATTCACCGTACGCGCGAGCGGCTCGAGCGCGTCAAGCGCCAGCGGCGCACGCAGCGGCGCCAGCGCGAGCGGCGCGGCACGTTCAACGTCTCGCTGGTGGGCTACACCAACGCCGGCAAGTCGACGCTGTTCAACGCGCTGGTCAAGGCGCGCGCCTACGCGGCGGACCAGCTTTTCGCGACGCTGGACACCACCACGCGGCAGTGGTACGTGGCCGAGGCGGACGCGAGCGTGACGCTGTCGGATACGGTGGGCTTCATCCGTGACCTGCCGCACACGCTGGTGGAGGCATTCGCGGCCACGCTGCAGGAGGCGCGCGACGCCGACCTGCTGCTGCACGTCGTCGACGCCGCCAACCCGCAGCACCCGGAGCAGATCGACAACGTCGTGCAGGTGCTGCACGAAATCGGCGCCGGCGACATCCCCCAGGTGCTGGTGTTCAACAAGATCGATGCGCTGCCCCCGGAGCGCCTGCCCCGGCAGCTGCGCGACCGGGTGGAACTCGACGGGCAAGCGCGGACTCGGGTCTTTGTGAGCGCCCAGACCGGCCAGGGCCTGGACATCCTGCGCGCCGTCGTCGCCGAGGCGGTGCGCGCGTCGGACCGGGCAAATCCCGCGGACGGCGGACGCGACGCACCTTACGGCACAATACCCCTGCCCAACAACGACCGACCTGTCATCCATGAGTGA
- the hflK gene encoding FtsH protease activity modulator HflK, producing MSDHPWDTQPLRPPAATGPKARAGGWVRRLRAVFNLNDPRWGRGEDEPGRDGNGSRRPGGGQNPPDLDELWRDFNRKLGGLFGGRGGGRPPTGPGGPGWGRGEGGGPTRPDPKGAGIGAGLLVGVGVLIWLGSGFFVVQEGQQAVITQFGRYHSTVGAGFNWRLPYPIQRHETVFVTQIRSVDIGRDAIVRATGLRESAMLTEDENIVEIKFAVQYRLSDARAYLFNSRDPDAAVVKAAETAVREVVGKMKMDAALAEEREQIAPRVRTLMQNILDRYNVGIEIVGINLQAGGVRPPEQVQAAFDDVLKAGQERERAKNEAEAYANDVVPRARGAASRLLAEAEGYKARIVGQAQGDAQRFALVQAEYAKAPQVTRERMYLEAMQEVYANVTKVLIDTRQQSSLLYLPLDKIVQQVSSGAAAAAGAPAVSAPAPAASAGSADARSRDDARSRDREGR from the coding sequence ATGAGTGATCACCCTTGGGACACCCAACCGCTCCGTCCACCGGCCGCCACCGGCCCGAAGGCTCGCGCCGGTGGCTGGGTGCGACGGCTGCGGGCCGTGTTCAACCTGAACGACCCGCGCTGGGGACGGGGCGAGGACGAGCCGGGTCGTGACGGCAACGGGTCGCGCCGGCCCGGCGGCGGACAAAACCCGCCCGACCTCGACGAGCTGTGGCGCGACTTCAACCGCAAGCTCGGCGGGCTGTTCGGCGGTCGGGGCGGCGGGCGGCCGCCCACCGGACCCGGTGGCCCCGGCTGGGGCCGCGGCGAAGGCGGCGGCCCCACTCGGCCCGATCCGAAAGGCGCGGGCATCGGCGCTGGTCTGCTGGTGGGCGTGGGCGTGCTCATCTGGCTGGGCAGCGGCTTTTTCGTCGTGCAGGAAGGTCAGCAGGCCGTCATCACGCAGTTCGGCCGCTACCACAGCACGGTCGGCGCGGGCTTCAACTGGCGCCTGCCGTACCCGATCCAGCGCCACGAGACGGTGTTCGTGACCCAGATCCGCTCGGTCGACATCGGGCGCGATGCGATCGTGCGCGCCACTGGGCTGCGCGAATCCGCGATGCTCACCGAGGACGAGAACATCGTCGAGATCAAGTTCGCCGTGCAGTACCGGCTGAGTGACGCGCGGGCGTACCTCTTCAATAGCCGCGATCCGGACGCGGCCGTGGTCAAGGCCGCGGAGACGGCGGTGCGCGAGGTGGTCGGCAAGATGAAAATGGACGCGGCGCTGGCCGAGGAGCGCGAACAGATCGCCCCGCGCGTGCGCACGCTGATGCAGAACATTCTGGACCGCTACAACGTCGGCATCGAGATCGTCGGCATCAACCTGCAGGCCGGCGGTGTGCGCCCGCCCGAGCAGGTGCAGGCCGCGTTCGACGACGTGCTCAAGGCCGGCCAGGAGCGCGAGCGCGCCAAGAACGAGGCCGAGGCGTATGCCAACGACGTCGTCCCGCGAGCGCGCGGTGCGGCGTCGCGCCTGCTGGCGGAAGCGGAAGGCTACAAGGCGCGCATCGTCGGCCAGGCGCAGGGTGACGCGCAGCGCTTCGCGCTGGTGCAGGCGGAGTACGCCAAGGCCCCCCAGGTCACGCGCGAGCGCATGTACCTGGAAGCGATGCAGGAGGTCTATGCCAACGTGACCAAGGTGTTGATCGACACGCGCCAGCAGTCCAGCCTGTTGTACTTGCCGCTGGACAAGATCGTGCAGCAGGTGAGCAGTGGCGCTGCGGCCGCCGCGGGTGCGCCGGCCGTTTCCGCGCCAGCGCCCGCGGCATCCGCTGGCAGCGCCGACGCGCGCAGCCGTGACGACGCGCGCAGCCGCGACCGTGAAGGGCGTTGA
- the hflC gene encoding protease modulator HflC, translating to MNRIGFILTSVLVALAIASSMLFVVDQRQYGVVFQFGQIRNVVTEPGLNFKLPPPFQNVSYIDKRLLTLESTDTEPTLTAEKQRVVIDWYVRWRISDPSAYIRNVGLDERAGAAQLNRVVRNAFQQEVNKRTLRELLSSKREELMAAVQREVLAAVRGAEKPWGMDVVDVRISRIDYAESITRSVYDRMEAERKRVANELRSTGFAEGEKIRAEADREREVILAEAFRQAQKIKGEGDAEAARIYAQAFGRDPAFAQFYRSLEAYKASFANKGDVLVVDPSTEFFKAFKGTGAPPAR from the coding sequence ATCAACCGCATCGGATTCATCCTCACCTCGGTGCTGGTGGCGCTGGCGATCGCCAGCTCCATGCTGTTCGTCGTCGACCAGCGCCAGTACGGCGTCGTGTTCCAGTTCGGCCAGATCCGCAACGTCGTGACCGAGCCGGGGCTCAACTTCAAGCTGCCGCCGCCGTTCCAGAATGTGTCGTACATCGACAAGCGGCTGCTGACGCTGGAGAGCACGGACACCGAGCCGACGCTGACCGCCGAGAAGCAGCGCGTCGTCATCGACTGGTACGTGCGCTGGCGCATCTCCGACCCGTCGGCTTACATCCGCAACGTCGGGCTGGATGAGCGCGCTGGGGCGGCGCAGCTCAACCGCGTCGTGCGCAACGCCTTCCAGCAGGAGGTCAACAAGCGCACGCTGCGCGAGCTGCTGTCGTCCAAGCGCGAGGAACTGATGGCCGCGGTGCAGCGCGAGGTGCTGGCCGCGGTGCGCGGCGCGGAAAAGCCGTGGGGCATGGACGTGGTCGACGTGCGCATCTCGCGCATCGACTATGCCGAATCGATCACGCGCTCGGTCTACGACCGGATGGAGGCAGAGCGCAAGCGCGTCGCCAACGAGCTGCGTTCCACCGGCTTTGCCGAGGGCGAGAAGATCCGCGCCGAAGCGGACCGTGAACGCGAGGTGATCCTGGCCGAAGCCTTCCGCCAGGCGCAGAAGATCAAGGGTGAGGGTGACGCCGAAGCCGCGCGCATCTATGCGCAGGCGTTTGGCCGCGATCCGGCGTTCGCGCAGTTCTACCGCAGCCTGGAAGCGTACAAGGCCAGCTTTGCCAACAAGGGGGACGTGTTGGTGGTCGATCCGTCCACCGAGTTCTTTAAGGCGTTCAAGGGAACCGGCGCGCCGCCCGCCCGCTGA
- a CDS encoding ATP phosphoribosyltransferase regulatory subunit, translating to MSAWLLPDHFADVLPSEARHIEDLRRGLLDVARRYGYELVIPPLLEHLESLLTGTGEALDLQTFKLVDQLSGRTLGLRADTTPQVARIDAHLLNRAGVTRLCYCGPVVHTRVAGPHGSREPLQLGAEIYGHAGLEADLEILELALDAVRAAGLQRLGIDLGDVRVVDAVLQGCSLPAERLARLHAALAVKDVAALAELAAGLPEPVRAGLLALPELYGDEAVLAQAQRCLPGGERLRAALDDLAWLVARLRERDPDVEVTIDLADLRGYAYYTGVRFSLLAAGAGAREEVARGGRYDEVGAVFGRRRPAAGFSLDLKQMVRLAPALALRPAIRAPWRHDAALREAIARLRAAGETVVCVLPGHEHEVDEFACDRELVERDGAWIVQPLAVQPV from the coding sequence ATGTCTGCCTGGCTGTTGCCGGATCATTTTGCCGATGTGCTGCCTTCGGAGGCGCGCCACATTGAGGACCTGCGCCGCGGTTTGCTCGACGTCGCGCGCCGCTACGGCTACGAGCTGGTGATTCCCCCGCTGCTGGAGCACCTGGAGTCGCTGCTCACCGGCACCGGCGAGGCGCTCGACCTGCAGACGTTCAAGCTCGTCGATCAGCTCTCCGGCCGTACGCTCGGCCTGCGCGCGGATACGACGCCCCAGGTCGCGCGCATCGACGCCCACCTGCTCAACCGCGCCGGCGTCACGCGACTGTGCTACTGCGGCCCGGTGGTGCACACGCGCGTGGCCGGTCCGCACGGCTCGCGCGAGCCGCTGCAGCTGGGGGCCGAGATCTACGGTCACGCCGGGCTCGAAGCCGATCTCGAAATCCTCGAACTCGCGCTCGACGCCGTGCGCGCCGCGGGGCTGCAGCGGCTCGGGATCGACCTCGGCGACGTGCGGGTGGTCGACGCGGTGTTGCAGGGGTGTTCCCTCCCCGCCGAGCGCCTGGCGCGCCTGCACGCCGCGTTGGCGGTCAAGGACGTGGCGGCGCTGGCGGAACTCGCGGCCGGGCTGCCCGAGCCGGTACGCGCGGGGCTGCTCGCGCTGCCGGAGCTGTACGGCGACGAGGCGGTGCTGGCGCAGGCGCAGCGCTGTCTGCCGGGCGGTGAGCGGCTGCGCGCGGCGCTGGACGATCTGGCCTGGCTCGTCGCGCGTCTGCGCGAGCGCGATCCGGACGTCGAGGTCACCATCGATCTGGCGGATCTGCGCGGCTATGCCTATTACACGGGCGTGCGGTTTTCGCTGTTGGCCGCCGGGGCGGGCGCGCGCGAGGAGGTGGCTCGCGGCGGCCGCTACGACGAGGTGGGCGCCGTCTTCGGGCGGCGGCGACCGGCGGCGGGCTTCAGCCTCGACCTCAAGCAGATGGTGCGACTGGCGCCGGCGCTGGCGCTGCGCCCCGCGATCCGCGCCCCCTGGCGACACGACGCCGCGCTGCGCGAGGCGATCGCCCGCCTGCGCGCCGCCGGCGAGACGGTCGTGTGCGTGCTCCCCGGTCACGAACACGAGGTGGACGAGTTTGCTTGTGATCGCGAGCTGGTCGAGCGCGACGGGGCCTGGATCGTGCAGCCCCTCGCGGTGCAGCCGGTGTGA
- a CDS encoding adenylosuccinate synthase, which produces MSDTQFRPQPGRNVVVVGTQWGDEGKGKLVDWLTETAHGVVRFQGGHNAGHTLVIGGVKTALHLIPSGIMRAGVKCYIGNGVVLSPAKLLEEIEGLERVGVEVRSRLRVSEACPLILPFHAAVDVAREAAKEKAGTAKIGTTGRGIGPAYEDKVARRALRVQDLKHPQRFAAKLRELLDLHNHLLTTYLDAASIAWPAALQPYLDGGRVRFEPVYDEAMRQAEQLLPMVADVSRELNEAHRAGANLLFEGAQGTLLDIDHGTYPFVTSSNCVAGNAAAGAGVGPGLLHYVLGITKAYCTRVGGGPFPTELDWQTEGTPGWHMATVGAEKGTTTGRARRCGWFDAALLKRSAQVNGLSGLCITKLDVLDGLPELKLCVGYRLDGQEIDLLPLGADEIARCEPIYETLPGWQESSAGVTRYDDLPANARRYLERIEAVTGVPIHVISTSPDRDHTILLHHPFAA; this is translated from the coding sequence ATGAGTGACACGCAATTCCGACCCCAGCCCGGGCGCAACGTGGTGGTGGTGGGCACCCAGTGGGGTGACGAAGGCAAGGGCAAGCTGGTCGACTGGCTGACCGAGACCGCGCACGGCGTGGTGCGCTTCCAGGGCGGCCATAACGCGGGCCACACGCTGGTCATCGGCGGCGTGAAGACCGCGCTGCACCTGATCCCCAGCGGCATCATGCGCGCCGGTGTCAAGTGCTACATCGGCAACGGTGTCGTGCTCTCACCGGCCAAGCTGCTGGAGGAGATCGAAGGCCTGGAGCGCGTCGGGGTGGAGGTGCGCTCGCGCCTGCGCGTGAGCGAAGCCTGTCCGCTGATCCTGCCGTTTCACGCCGCGGTCGACGTCGCGCGCGAGGCGGCCAAGGAAAAAGCGGGCACCGCGAAAATCGGAACGACCGGCCGCGGCATCGGCCCCGCCTATGAGGACAAGGTGGCGCGCCGCGCGCTGCGCGTGCAGGACCTCAAGCACCCGCAGCGTTTTGCCGCCAAGCTGCGCGAGCTGCTCGACCTGCACAACCACCTGCTGACCACCTACCTCGATGCGGCGTCGATCGCGTGGCCGGCGGCGCTGCAGCCGTACTTGGACGGCGGCCGTGTGCGCTTCGAGCCGGTCTACGACGAGGCGATGCGACAAGCCGAGCAGTTGCTTCCGATGGTGGCCGACGTCTCGCGCGAGCTCAACGAGGCGCACCGCGCGGGCGCCAACCTGCTGTTCGAGGGCGCGCAGGGGACGCTGCTCGACATCGACCACGGTACCTACCCGTTCGTTACCTCCAGCAACTGCGTGGCGGGCAACGCCGCGGCCGGCGCGGGTGTCGGGCCGGGGCTGCTGCACTACGTGTTGGGGATCACCAAGGCCTACTGCACCCGCGTTGGCGGTGGGCCGTTTCCGACCGAGCTGGATTGGCAGACCGAGGGCACGCCCGGCTGGCACATGGCCACCGTCGGTGCAGAGAAGGGCACCACCACCGGCCGCGCGCGCCGCTGTGGCTGGTTCGACGCCGCGCTGCTCAAGCGCTCCGCACAGGTCAACGGCCTGTCGGGCCTGTGCATCACCAAGCTCGACGTGCTCGACGGCCTGCCAGAGCTCAAACTCTGCGTGGGCTACCGCCTCGACGGCCAGGAGATCGACCTGCTGCCGCTGGGCGCTGACGAGATCGCGCGCTGTGAGCCGATCTACGAAACGCTGCCGGGCTGGCAGGAGTCGTCGGCGGGCGTCACGCGCTACGACGATCTGCCCGCCAACGCCCGCCGCTACCTGGAGCGCATCGAGGCCGTCACCGGCGTGCCGATTCACGTCATCTCGACAAGCCCGGATCGCGACCATACGATCCTTCTGCACCATCCCTTTGCCGCCTGA
- a CDS encoding phosphoribosyltransferase, giving the protein MLTEDGKHLYVSYDEYHNLIEKLAIQIYQSGWMFDTILCLARGGMRPGDILSRIFDKPLAIMSTSSYRAEGGTVRGQLDIARYITTPKGEIAGRVLLVDDLADSGHTLKAVVEMLRTHYPPITELRTAVLWTKAVSIFQPDYSVEFLPTNPWIHQPFECYDNLRPEQLLAKWKV; this is encoded by the coding sequence ATGCTCACCGAAGACGGCAAGCACCTCTACGTCTCGTACGACGAATACCACAACCTGATCGAAAAGCTCGCGATCCAGATTTACCAGTCGGGCTGGATGTTCGACACCATCCTGTGTCTGGCACGCGGCGGCATGCGGCCGGGCGATATCCTCAGCCGCATCTTCGACAAGCCGCTGGCCATCATGTCCACGAGCTCCTACCGGGCGGAGGGGGGCACGGTGCGCGGCCAGCTCGACATCGCGCGCTACATCACCACGCCCAAGGGCGAGATCGCGGGCCGCGTGCTGCTGGTCGACGACTTGGCCGATTCGGGCCACACCCTCAAGGCCGTGGTCGAGATGCTGCGCACCCACTACCCGCCGATCACGGAACTGCGCACCGCCGTGCTGTGGACCAAGGCGGTGTCGATCTTCCAGCCGGACTATTCGGTGGAGTTTCTGCCGACCAACCCCTGGATCCACCAGCCGTTTGAGTGCTACGACAACCTGCGGCCCGAACAATTGCTGGCGAAGTGGAAGGTCTGA
- a CDS encoding cystathionine beta-lyase, with translation MAGEVEGLTPGEPPDGAGDATRLIHHPYRAPDGFDAVPVAVHKASTVFFPNVEAMRLRRWQDKSGYTYGLHGTPTTFTLEERLATLEGGRHCVLAPSGLAAIALVDLAFLRSGDEVLIPDNAYGPNKALAAHELAAWGIGHRIYDPMDPADLAAAITPRTRLVWLEAAGSVTLEFPDVPALVAVVRAANAGRERPILTALDDTWGAGVALRPFELGVDVAMQALTKYPSGGADVLMGSVVTRDDDLHDALLMTHMRLGLGVGANDAEAVLRGLPSLPLRYRAQDAATRELARWMQAQPRVARVLHPALPDSPGHAAWQRDARGAACLFSVVFEPDVTPERVDAFCDALRLFRLGYSWAGPVSLCVPYDIPAMRARPWPHAPRLVRFAVGLEDVEDLRADLAQALRALT, from the coding sequence ATTGCTGGCGAAGTGGAAGGTCTGACCCCCGGTGAGCCGCCGGATGGCGCGGGTGACGCCACGCGCCTGATCCATCACCCGTACCGCGCGCCGGACGGCTTCGACGCCGTGCCGGTGGCGGTGCACAAGGCGTCGACGGTTTTCTTCCCCAACGTCGAGGCGATGCGCCTGCGCCGCTGGCAGGACAAGTCCGGCTACACCTACGGCCTGCACGGCACGCCCACCACGTTCACGCTGGAGGAGCGGCTCGCCACCCTCGAGGGCGGGCGCCACTGCGTGCTCGCCCCCAGCGGGCTGGCGGCGATCGCGCTCGTGGACCTCGCCTTCCTGCGCAGCGGCGACGAGGTGCTGATCCCCGACAACGCCTACGGCCCCAACAAGGCACTGGCCGCGCACGAGCTGGCCGCGTGGGGCATCGGCCACCGCATCTACGATCCGATGGATCCGGCCGATCTGGCCGCCGCGATCACGCCGCGCACGCGGCTCGTCTGGCTGGAGGCGGCGGGGTCGGTGACGCTGGAGTTTCCGGACGTGCCGGCGCTGGTCGCCGTCGTGCGCGCCGCCAATGCCGGCCGGGAGCGCCCGATCCTCACGGCACTGGACGACACCTGGGGGGCGGGGGTGGCGCTGCGTCCGTTCGAGCTGGGGGTGGACGTCGCGATGCAGGCGCTCACCAAATACCCCAGCGGCGGCGCCGACGTGTTGATGGGATCGGTCGTGACGCGCGATGACGACCTGCACGACGCGCTGCTGATGACGCACATGCGCCTGGGGCTCGGGGTGGGTGCCAACGACGCCGAAGCGGTGCTGCGCGGGCTGCCGTCGCTGCCGCTGCGCTACCGGGCGCAGGACGCCGCCACGCGCGAGCTGGCGCGCTGGATGCAGGCCCAGCCCCGCGTCGCGCGTGTGTTGCATCCCGCGCTGCCGGATTCCCCCGGCCACGCCGCATGGCAGCGCGACGCGCGGGGGGCGGCGTGCCTGTTCAGCGTGGTGTTCGAACCGGATGTCACGCCCGAGCGGGTGGACGCGTTCTGTGACGCACTGCGGCTGTTTCGCCTGGGCTATAGCTGGGCGGGGCCGGTCAGCCTGTGCGTGCCCTACGACATTCCGGCGATGCGCGCGCGTCCGTGGCCGCACGCCCCGCGGTTGGTTCGGTTCGCCGTCGGCCTGGAGGATGTAGAGGATCTGCGGGCGGACTTGGCGCAAGCGCTACGGGCGTTGACTTGA
- the hutG gene encoding formimidoylglutamase, translating to MSDFVWRGRIDADDSGVTTRWHQHVRPLAQADRPGVVLLGFACDEGVRRNGGRVGAARGPQALRSALANVPVLGEPAVFDDGDVGCECGNLEAAQRALATRVAAALSAGHYPIVLGGGHEVAWGSFQGLAHARPHLARVLIVNLDAHFDLRQAPHPNSGTPFFQIRAWCAAHGRPFQYRVLGISRFANTQALFDRARDWEVPYWTDEVLQTTDGVRAALAALSRDLTTCDAVYLSVCLDVLPASLAPGVSAPAALGVPLAHVETMIDHVMASGRVALADIAELNPALDRDALTARAAARLVARITRGWAPHMCR from the coding sequence ATGAGCGACTTTGTTTGGCGGGGCCGCATCGACGCCGACGACAGCGGCGTCACCACCCGGTGGCACCAACACGTGCGGCCACTGGCACAAGCCGATCGCCCCGGCGTGGTGTTGCTGGGCTTTGCCTGTGACGAGGGCGTGCGCCGTAACGGTGGCCGAGTCGGCGCAGCCCGTGGCCCACAGGCGTTGCGCAGCGCCCTGGCCAATGTGCCGGTGTTGGGCGAGCCAGCGGTTTTTGATGACGGCGACGTCGGGTGCGAGTGCGGGAATTTGGAAGCCGCCCAACGCGCGTTGGCCACGCGGGTGGCCGCGGCTTTGAGCGCCGGCCACTACCCGATTGTGTTGGGCGGCGGTCACGAGGTGGCGTGGGGCAGTTTTCAGGGGCTGGCGCACGCGCGGCCGCACCTGGCGCGGGTGCTCATCGTCAATTTGGATGCGCATTTCGATTTGCGGCAAGCCCCCCATCCCAACTCCGGTACACCGTTTTTTCAGATCCGCGCGTGGTGTGCGGCCCACGGGCGGCCGTTTCAGTACCGGGTCTTGGGCATCAGCCGCTTTGCCAATACGCAAGCCTTGTTCGACCGTGCGCGCGACTGGGAGGTGCCGTACTGGACGGATGAGGTCCTGCAAACGACCGACGGGGTGCGTGCGGCGCTGGCCGCACTCAGCAGGGACTTGACCACTTGCGACGCGGTCTACCTGAGCGTGTGCTTGGATGTCCTGCCCGCATCGCTGGCACCGGGCGTGTCAGCCCCTGCGGCCTTGGGCGTGCCGCTGGCACACGTGGAGACGATGATCGACCACGTGATGGCCAGCGGCCGCGTGGCGCTGGCGGATATCGCCGAGCTCAACCCCGCGCTGGATCGCGACGCACTCACCGCCCGCGCAGCCGCGCGCTTGGTGGCGCGTATCACGCGCGGCTGGGCGCCGCACATGTGCCGTTGA
- the hutI gene encoding imidazolonepropionase: MSPPLTLWHRARLATLADGDWSLIDDGALLTQGAHITWVGRARELPRGLAIEREYDLGGALVTPGLVDCHTHLVYAGCRATEAALRLSGASYEQIARAGGGIRSTVAATRAASEEALLQLAVQRARTLRSQGVTTLEIKSGYGLDLPTEARCLRVARRVQATLGMSVRTTYLGAHAVPPEFEGRRDDYIEAVCEWLPILHAQGLVDAVDAFCEHVAFTPAQIGRVFATARRLGLPVKLHAEQLSHQGGAALAASFSALSCDHLEYLDPAGIEAMRRAATVAVLLPGAYYLLRETRRPPVAALREAGVPIAVATDHNPGTSPTLSLPLMAHMACVLFGLTPLEAVLGITRHAARALGLHDRGCLAVGQRADLAVWALDHPNELCYWFGHLQPERVVIAGEVVA; this comes from the coding sequence ATGTCGCCACCGCTGACCCTGTGGCACCGCGCGCGGCTGGCAACCCTGGCCGATGGCGATTGGAGCCTGATCGACGACGGCGCCCTGCTCACGCAAGGCGCACACATCACCTGGGTAGGGCGCGCACGCGAACTGCCGCGCGGCCTGGCCATCGAACGTGAATACGATCTGGGCGGTGCGCTGGTCACGCCGGGCCTGGTCGACTGCCACACACATTTGGTGTACGCGGGCTGCCGCGCGACGGAGGCGGCACTGCGCCTCAGCGGTGCCAGCTACGAGCAAATCGCGCGCGCCGGCGGTGGCATCCGCAGCACCGTCGCGGCCACGCGTGCTGCCAGCGAAGAGGCATTGCTGCAGCTGGCTGTGCAACGCGCACGAACGCTGCGCTCTCAGGGCGTGACAACTCTGGAGATCAAGTCCGGTTACGGCCTCGATCTGCCAACCGAGGCGCGTTGCCTGCGCGTGGCACGGCGCGTGCAAGCCACGCTGGGGATGAGCGTGCGCACCACTTACTTGGGAGCACATGCCGTACCACCAGAGTTCGAAGGCCGCCGCGACGACTACATCGAGGCCGTGTGTGAGTGGCTGCCCATCCTCCACGCGCAAGGCTTGGTCGACGCCGTCGACGCATTTTGCGAGCACGTGGCTTTTACACCGGCGCAGATCGGGCGCGTCTTTGCGACCGCGCGTCGCCTGGGATTGCCAGTCAAACTGCACGCCGAGCAGTTGTCCCATCAAGGAGGGGCAGCGCTGGCCGCCTCCTTCTCAGCCCTCTCGTGTGACCATTTGGAGTATCTTGACCCGGCAGGCATTGAGGCGATGCGCAGGGCCGCCACAGTGGCCGTCTTGCTGCCCGGGGCTTACTACCTGCTGCGCGAGACACGTCGCCCCCCCGTCGCAGCGTTGCGCGAAGCGGGCGTGCCCATCGCCGTGGCCACGGATCACAACCCGGGCACGTCACCAACGCTCTCGCTGCCGCTGATGGCGCACATGGCCTGTGTGCTGTTCGGCCTGACGCCGCTGGAGGCGGTGCTCGGCATCACGCGACACGCGGCACGGGCACTGGGCTTGCATGACCGGGGCTGCTTGGCCGTGGGGCAGCGGGCAGACTTGGCGGTGTGGGCACTCGACCACCCCAACGAGCTTTGTTATTGGTTTGGACACCTCCAACCTGAACGGGTGGTGATTGCGGGCGAGGTGGTGGCATGA